The following are from one region of the Candidatus Thermoplasmatota archaeon genome:
- a CDS encoding cysteine protease, with protein sequence MENRRRGMGWLPDYPDIRDYTFESKELLSKKEIHALVTPIGLQKADRTTLASSVDLRRWCSPIEDQGEIGACTAHAGVGMVEYYEKRAFGKHIDASRLFLYKATRNLAELHGDSGASIRSTMGALVLFGVPPEKYWPYTDRLPDFDKEPSAFCYSFAENYKSIKYFRHDPPQLSEEAVLESVKKSLVAGIPVMFGFTVYSSMDQANSTGKIPFPCSNDRVLGGHAVVAVGYDDKMETRNADCDVATKGALLIRNSWGGGWGDGGYGWLPYEFLYRELSVDFWSMLKQEWVDTRQFTIQ encoded by the coding sequence ATGGAGAACAGAAGGCGGGGCATGGGATGGTTACCCGACTATCCAGACATTCGAGACTACACATTCGAGAGCAAGGAACTGCTGAGCAAGAAAGAGATCCATGCACTTGTCACGCCCATCGGTCTGCAGAAAGCAGACCGGACAACCCTGGCGTCGTCCGTTGACCTCAGGAGGTGGTGTTCGCCCATCGAGGACCAGGGCGAGATTGGAGCATGCACCGCGCATGCAGGCGTCGGGATGGTGGAGTACTACGAGAAGAGGGCCTTTGGAAAGCATATCGACGCTTCGCGGCTTTTCCTGTACAAGGCCACGAGGAATCTCGCCGAGCTGCACGGAGATAGCGGCGCATCCATCCGTTCGACGATGGGTGCACTTGTCTTGTTCGGTGTCCCGCCCGAGAAATATTGGCCGTACACTGACAGGCTCCCTGATTTCGACAAGGAACCGAGTGCATTCTGCTATTCGTTCGCAGAGAACTACAAGAGCATCAAGTACTTCAGACACGACCCGCCTCAGCTCTCGGAAGAAGCGGTCCTCGAGAGTGTCAAGAAATCCCTCGTAGCAGGCATACCCGTGATGTTCGGCTTCACTGTGTACAGCTCGATGGATCAGGCGAACAGCACGGGCAAGATTCCTTTTCCGTGCAGCAACGATAGAGTGTTGGGAGGACACGCCGTTGTCGCAGTGGGCTACGACGACAAGATGGAGACAAGAAATGCGGATTGTGACGTCGCGACGAAGGGAGCATTGCTCATCAGGAACTCCTGGGGTGGGGGATGGGGAGACGGAGGCTACGGCTGGTTACCATACGAGTTCTTGTACAGAGAACTGTCAGTCGATTTCTGGTCGATGCTGAAGCAGGAATGGGTCGACACGAGACAGTTCACGATCCAGTGA